Proteins from a genomic interval of Mesorhizobium sp. CAU 1732:
- a CDS encoding AAA family ATPase, protein MRLRRLDLTRYGKFTDRSIDFGEPTAGEPDLHVIYGPNEAGKSTVFSAFLDLLFGIGPQSPYNFLHPYATMRIGALLDSGGETRRFARLKRPQNSLIDGEDRSIPEVAIRGELGGIDRDAYRTMFSLDDETLEKGGESILSSKGDLGQLLFSASAGLSHLSDRLGALTADAESFYKYRARSGALADLKARLAQLKAEREQFDTLATEHARLVDGRDRAATQYNEAIKERGDIHRRMDEIQRYLTALPRLFALRGIRARLAPLADIPEAPRGWASEVPDLQRNEIELGVKTRTVADEISQLSHQMKEIVVNEPALRIAERVERLAELRARYVTAEKDLPERRVQLRELDLAISGILHRIERPEEAEPKRLVLGAATIGRLRDLIESRSGIDAAIRTAAGELEEARRRLDETSAKLPVSDSDSQARGERERAFAELAVVVEALRSADHDVRRRHAERARAAAVEVLNDRLAELRPWQGTENELVAMDCPSSEALQNWKMRRGEAESTGSQRAAEIERLTTILRHCEAEQASFASTTGVVSDHEAAEIRTQREQAWAVHRRTLDAASADNFEAALRHDDIVSAGRFSHMGDLARLHQNGQALAVAKADLTRAVELGRGADAMLAAIDAEIATGTGTIASCFPGTPSLTQLESWLARRDKALEARQAVQIASRDIRSAEKDAAVAVERLIAAMTAAGLSPGSDASFDVILAKAQTSLDREAELRRLRDELDDRGHDVVLRERTVEQAGSDDRAWAEAWAKTCRGCWLGEALELPGVGAVREALAAVSELSPTIEKRATLLDRIEKMERDQLAFNEEVVALTRLLEIEVGSETVLALAQRIGEQVRNAAVDRDRRSSLTNRVETAKERQSELAEAEAVHNEHKRRMTAFFGVVSLEEVGQKLSAIERRAELMAQARDAEQDIVEALRASDVAAAEVALDLSDRPALDSELAELTAQADEHDKRCHELFAAKSAAQDRVEGIGGDAKVALIEERRRTTLLEIEDGAVRYLQLRAGIAATQQALAAYRERHRSSMMARASEAFRTISRDAYTGLVAQPGKDGDTLIALSAEGGSKAADKLSKGTRFQLYLALRVAGYHEFVRSRSSVPFVADDIMETFDDFRAEEAFRLFAEMAQAGQVIYLTHHQHLCDIVQRVCPAARLHRLDGDEMTRNVA, encoded by the coding sequence ATCTATGGTCCGAATGAAGCCGGGAAATCGACGGTATTTTCCGCCTTTCTCGATCTCTTGTTCGGGATCGGCCCACAGAGCCCGTACAACTTCCTCCACCCATATGCGACCATGCGGATCGGTGCCTTGCTGGATAGCGGCGGCGAAACTAGGCGCTTCGCGCGCCTCAAGCGCCCGCAGAACAGTCTCATCGATGGTGAAGACCGCAGCATTCCTGAAGTCGCTATCCGCGGCGAACTCGGCGGCATTGATCGCGATGCCTATCGCACGATGTTCTCGCTTGACGATGAAACGCTGGAAAAGGGCGGCGAAAGCATCTTGTCCAGCAAAGGCGATCTCGGCCAATTGCTGTTCTCGGCCAGCGCGGGTCTCTCGCATCTCAGCGACAGACTCGGTGCTCTGACAGCGGATGCAGAAAGCTTTTACAAGTATCGCGCGCGCTCTGGCGCGCTGGCTGACCTGAAAGCACGTCTGGCCCAACTCAAGGCGGAGCGTGAGCAGTTCGATACGCTCGCGACGGAACATGCCAGGCTTGTAGACGGCCGGGACCGGGCAGCTACCCAGTATAATGAAGCGATCAAGGAACGTGGAGACATCCACCGCCGCATGGACGAGATCCAGCGTTATCTCACCGCATTGCCTCGCCTTTTCGCTTTGCGCGGCATCCGTGCGCGACTCGCGCCCTTGGCCGATATTCCCGAAGCTCCGCGAGGGTGGGCGTCCGAGGTACCCGACCTCCAGCGAAACGAAATCGAGCTCGGCGTCAAAACCAGGACGGTCGCGGACGAGATCAGCCAGCTTTCACACCAGATGAAGGAGATCGTCGTCAACGAGCCCGCATTACGGATTGCCGAGCGAGTGGAGCGGTTGGCCGAGCTGCGCGCGCGTTACGTCACGGCTGAAAAGGACCTTCCCGAGCGGCGTGTGCAGTTGCGCGAGCTCGACCTCGCGATTTCCGGAATTCTTCACCGCATTGAGCGGCCCGAGGAAGCTGAGCCCAAGCGGCTTGTACTGGGCGCAGCTACCATCGGTCGTCTGCGCGATCTGATCGAGTCGCGATCTGGCATCGACGCCGCGATCCGCACTGCTGCCGGAGAGCTTGAAGAGGCGCGGCGCCGGCTCGATGAAACTTCCGCGAAGCTGCCAGTGAGCGATTCGGATTCTCAAGCGCGCGGCGAACGTGAGCGCGCTTTCGCGGAACTGGCCGTCGTGGTCGAGGCGCTTCGTTCCGCCGACCATGATGTTCGGCGTCGGCACGCCGAGCGCGCTCGCGCTGCCGCCGTTGAGGTGCTGAACGATCGACTCGCTGAATTGCGCCCGTGGCAGGGTACCGAGAATGAGCTCGTCGCCATGGACTGCCCAAGTTCAGAAGCGCTTCAGAATTGGAAGATGCGCCGTGGCGAGGCCGAGTCGACAGGGTCCCAGCGCGCGGCAGAGATTGAACGGCTGACGACCATCCTTAGGCATTGCGAAGCCGAGCAGGCCAGCTTCGCATCGACGACAGGTGTCGTCTCCGACCACGAAGCTGCAGAAATCCGAACTCAGCGTGAGCAAGCTTGGGCGGTGCATCGTCGGACGCTTGACGCGGCGTCCGCTGATAATTTCGAGGCCGCCTTGCGGCACGATGATATCGTAAGCGCCGGGCGCTTTTCTCACATGGGCGATCTTGCGAGGCTGCATCAGAATGGGCAAGCGCTCGCCGTCGCCAAGGCGGATCTGACACGCGCCGTCGAGCTTGGCCGCGGGGCCGATGCAATGTTGGCGGCAATCGATGCGGAGATCGCGACCGGAACCGGTACGATAGCCTCCTGCTTCCCTGGGACACCGTCGCTCACGCAGCTTGAGTCTTGGCTCGCTCGTCGTGACAAGGCGCTCGAGGCCCGCCAAGCGGTTCAAATCGCCTCGCGGGACATCCGTTCTGCTGAGAAAGATGCGGCCGTCGCTGTCGAACGGCTTATAGCCGCGATGACGGCCGCTGGCCTTTCGCCGGGCTCTGACGCGAGCTTCGATGTTATACTCGCCAAGGCTCAGACGTCGCTCGATCGCGAAGCTGAGCTCCGCCGTCTCCGTGACGAGCTGGATGACCGCGGCCACGATGTCGTCCTGCGAGAACGCACTGTGGAACAGGCAGGATCGGATGATCGGGCCTGGGCAGAGGCGTGGGCAAAGACGTGCCGCGGGTGCTGGCTAGGCGAGGCGCTTGAGCTGCCCGGCGTGGGCGCCGTACGCGAGGCGCTCGCTGCGGTCTCCGAGCTTTCGCCCACCATCGAGAAGCGCGCTACACTGCTGGATCGTATCGAGAAGATGGAAAGGGACCAACTTGCATTCAATGAGGAGGTCGTTGCACTCACACGACTTCTGGAAATCGAAGTCGGGTCCGAAACCGTGCTCGCGTTGGCGCAGCGTATCGGAGAACAGGTTCGCAACGCAGCCGTCGACCGAGATCGCCGATCCAGCTTAACGAATAGGGTCGAAACGGCAAAGGAACGGCAGAGCGAGCTCGCTGAAGCCGAAGCCGTTCACAACGAGCACAAGCGACGAATGACGGCGTTTTTCGGAGTCGTCTCTCTTGAAGAGGTGGGCCAGAAGCTGTCAGCCATCGAGCGACGAGCCGAACTTATGGCTCAGGCGCGGGATGCGGAGCAGGACATTGTCGAGGCATTGCGAGCGTCCGATGTTGCGGCTGCCGAGGTAGCCCTCGATCTGTCGGACAGACCTGCTCTCGATTCGGAGTTAGCCGAGTTGACCGCACAAGCGGACGAACACGACAAGCGGTGTCATGAGCTGTTCGCGGCAAAATCCGCCGCTCAGGACCGGGTCGAAGGGATTGGTGGAGACGCAAAGGTGGCTCTCATAGAGGAGCGCCGACGTACAACGCTTCTCGAGATCGAGGACGGCGCCGTGCGTTACCTTCAGCTCCGCGCCGGCATCGCGGCTACACAGCAGGCGCTTGCTGCTTATCGAGAACGCCATCGCAGCTCGATGATGGCGCGAGCTTCCGAAGCGTTTCGAACCATCAGTCGGGACGCCTATACCGGGCTCGTCGCGCAGCCTGGCAAGGACGGCGACACGCTGATAGCGCTTTCGGCCGAGGGCGGCTCGAAAGCCGCCGACAAACTCTCCAAGGGCACGCGCTTTCAGCTCTATCTTGCCTTGCGCGTCGCAGGATACCACGAGTTCGTCCGCTCCCGCAGTTCCGTGCCCTTCGTCGCAGACGACATCATGGAGACGTTTGATGATTTCCGCGCCGAGGAGGCGTTTCGCCTCTTCGCGGAAATGGCTCAGGCCGGCCAGGTGATCTACCTGACACATCACCAGCATCTGTGTGACATTGTTCAGCGCGTTTGCCCGGCGGCGCGGCTGCACCGACTAGACGGCGATGAGATGACAAGGAACGTCGCTTGA